A stretch of the Terriglobales bacterium genome encodes the following:
- a CDS encoding chloride channel protein, giving the protein MNSKDTSVSQAPSRIPPSDTVNFRMLMVSCLSAVIGLAAGVIAYLLYNLIGLLTNLAFFQEWSFVFRSPQLHRLGSWVIVVPVVGAIIVGFMAKYGSSKIRGHGIPEAMEAVLTGRSRIQPRVAVLKPISAAIAIGTGGPFGAEGPIIQTGGAVGSLLGQILHTTAAERKVLLACGAAAGMAATFSTPIAAVILAIELLLFEFRSRSFIPLVIASTLATSVHLLLMGGGPMFQVGPVDFGVPGSLPWYVLLGVVCGFAAVGFTKVLYWVEDSFERLPVDPLWWPAIGALGLGIIGYFVPRVLGVGYDTISDILTSKLALETLLIVLVFKSLALVISIGSGTSGGLLAPMFMASAAMGSAFALITNRLIPGVHLAPGAFALVAMGAVFGAASRATFTFIIFAFELTRDYNSVLPLMLVCVIADGIGMMFMKTSIMTEKLARRGLRINQDYEADVLLEVSVAEVMDTNPPSVRADMMVRDLADRISNRDPEFLRHQGFLIVNEDGKLAGIITRGDLLRNFEEEMSGEGTVLQAGRTELVVAYPDESLHDAAVKMLGNDIGRLPVVKREDPRVPVGYLGRAGILSARLKRMHEEAVREPGWLKGWKRPVPQKSA; this is encoded by the coding sequence TTGAATTCGAAGGATACCTCCGTCTCACAAGCGCCCAGCCGTATTCCGCCATCCGATACCGTCAACTTTCGGATGTTGATGGTCAGCTGCCTGTCCGCCGTAATCGGACTCGCCGCTGGAGTGATCGCTTACCTTCTTTACAACCTCATCGGGCTGCTGACGAACCTGGCGTTCTTCCAGGAGTGGTCATTCGTGTTCCGCAGTCCGCAGTTGCATAGGCTCGGTTCGTGGGTGATTGTAGTTCCGGTGGTTGGCGCGATCATCGTGGGCTTCATGGCGAAGTACGGCTCGTCGAAAATACGCGGCCATGGGATCCCGGAAGCGATGGAGGCTGTGCTCACGGGGCGAAGCCGTATCCAGCCCCGTGTGGCGGTTCTGAAGCCGATCTCTGCGGCGATCGCGATCGGGACGGGTGGTCCGTTCGGTGCGGAAGGCCCGATTATCCAGACCGGCGGAGCGGTCGGATCATTGCTGGGTCAGATTCTGCACACGACCGCGGCGGAGCGAAAAGTCCTGCTTGCCTGCGGCGCCGCGGCAGGCATGGCCGCAACATTCAGCACGCCGATCGCTGCCGTGATTCTTGCCATCGAACTGCTGCTCTTTGAGTTTCGTTCGCGGTCATTTATCCCGCTGGTGATTGCCTCTACTCTCGCGACCAGTGTGCACCTGTTGCTCATGGGAGGAGGACCGATGTTTCAGGTCGGTCCTGTGGATTTCGGCGTTCCCGGATCGTTGCCATGGTATGTCCTGCTTGGGGTGGTTTGCGGGTTTGCCGCGGTCGGTTTTACGAAAGTGCTGTATTGGGTTGAAGACAGCTTTGAACGGCTGCCGGTTGATCCATTGTGGTGGCCCGCGATCGGAGCATTGGGACTGGGCATTATCGGCTACTTCGTGCCGCGGGTACTCGGCGTTGGATATGACACTATCTCCGACATCCTGACATCGAAACTCGCGCTTGAGACGTTGCTCATTGTGCTTGTCTTCAAGTCTCTGGCGCTGGTCATCAGTATCGGTTCAGGTACTTCGGGCGGGCTGCTGGCACCCATGTTCATGGCGAGTGCCGCGATGGGATCGGCATTCGCACTGATTACGAACCGTCTCATACCGGGAGTCCATCTTGCGCCGGGTGCATTCGCTCTGGTGGCCATGGGCGCGGTATTCGGTGCGGCATCGAGAGCGACATTCACGTTCATCATTTTTGCCTTCGAATTGACGCGAGACTACAACTCTGTGCTCCCGTTAATGCTGGTATGCGTCATCGCGGACGGGATTGGAATGATGTTCATGAAGACGAGCATCATGACGGAAAAGCTTGCGCGCCGGGGACTCCGCATCAACCAGGATTACGAGGCCGACGTCCTGCTGGAAGTGAGCGTGGCGGAAGTGATGGATACGAACCCGCCATCTGTGCGTGCTGACATGATGGTTCGCGATCTGGCGGACCGGATCTCCAACCGCGACCCGGAATTCCTTCGCCACCAGGGCTTCCTGATTGTGAACGAAGACGGGAAATTGGCCGGCATTATCACGCGTGGCGACCTCCTGCGGAACTTCGAGGAAGAAATGTCAGGAGAAGGTACCGTTTTGCAGGCGGGCAGGACGGAACTGGTTGTGGCATATCCGGACGAATCGCTACACGACGCGGCGGTGAAGATGTTGGGGAACGACATCGGACGATTGCCGGTGGTCAAGCGCGAAGACCCGAGAGTGCCGGTTGGATATCTCGGCAGAGCCGGGATCCTCTCCGCGCGACTGAAACGCATGCACGAAGAAGCGGTTCGAGAGCCGGGATGGCTGAAGGGATGGAAGCGGCCGGTGCCCCAGAAATCGGCATAG
- the hemW gene encoding radical SAM family heme chaperone HemW yields MPLGIYISIPFCKTKCSYCNFASGVFSKQVFRRYVDRIVADISASERLAAQVGGEWEREADSIYLGGGTPTLLEPEQLKRIFEAVRNTFTVEPNAEVTVECAPGTLTHEVIETLLDCGVNRVSLGVQSFIDKEASSVARLHTRQVTLEEIERLRSAGITNISIDLIAGLPHQTRESWEQSLSQTIGTGVPHASVYMLEVDEDSRLGRELIAGGTRYHAHHVPDDDLTADLYERAVESLNGAGVCQYEISNFARDVWQSKHNLKYWTRQPYFGFGVDAHSMLPAPTGTGLDAVRFATSDNLEQYVSGATVETTPISLDAAIEEAFFLGMRTVRGVELEELAERYGTAANIAFREELAEMAEVGLIEVEDGYVRLTARGRLVSNEVFSRLIGTSVQK; encoded by the coding sequence GTGCCCCTCGGCATCTACATCTCGATCCCGTTCTGCAAGACGAAATGCTCATACTGCAACTTCGCCTCGGGCGTCTTCTCCAAGCAGGTCTTCAGACGCTACGTGGATCGAATCGTTGCGGATATTTCCGCTTCCGAGAGACTAGCCGCTCAGGTCGGCGGTGAATGGGAGCGCGAGGCTGACTCCATCTATCTGGGCGGGGGTACGCCCACCCTGCTCGAACCCGAACAGTTGAAGCGCATCTTCGAGGCAGTCCGAAACACTTTCACGGTAGAGCCGAATGCGGAAGTCACTGTCGAATGCGCCCCCGGCACGCTGACGCATGAAGTCATCGAAACCCTGCTCGATTGCGGCGTTAACCGGGTCAGCCTGGGTGTGCAGTCGTTCATCGATAAAGAAGCGTCCAGCGTCGCGCGTCTGCACACCCGACAGGTGACACTGGAAGAGATCGAGCGGCTTCGGTCAGCGGGGATCACAAATATCAGTATCGACCTGATAGCTGGCCTTCCGCACCAAACACGCGAAAGCTGGGAGCAGTCCTTATCGCAGACCATAGGGACAGGCGTGCCCCACGCGAGCGTATACATGCTCGAGGTTGATGAAGATTCGCGCTTGGGAAGAGAACTGATCGCCGGAGGCACTCGCTACCATGCCCATCACGTTCCCGATGATGACTTGACCGCCGATTTATACGAACGCGCAGTTGAGAGCCTGAACGGTGCCGGGGTGTGCCAATACGAAATTTCTAACTTCGCCCGAGACGTCTGGCAATCGAAGCACAACCTAAAATACTGGACCCGTCAGCCGTATTTCGGCTTTGGAGTCGACGCTCATTCCATGCTTCCAGCCCCGACCGGGACGGGCCTCGACGCCGTGCGATTCGCAACCAGCGACAACCTGGAGCAGTACGTATCCGGCGCAACCGTGGAGACTACCCCCATCAGCCTTGATGCGGCCATCGAAGAGGCTTTCTTTCTGGGCATGCGCACGGTTAGGGGGGTGGAATTGGAGGAACTTGCAGAGCGTTACGGCACAGCCGCCAACATCGCGTTTCGGGAGGAACTGGCGGAAATGGCTGAGGTTGGCCTGATTGAAGTTGAGGATGGCTACGTGAGGCTGACGGCACGGGGCCGACTGGTGTCCAACGAGGTTTTCTCCCGATTAATCGGAACTTCCGTCCAAAAATAG
- a CDS encoding MarR family transcriptional regulator, which translates to MAVSKEEISLQDIQALAEFRYNIRRFLRKSEEILREHDLKPQQYLLMLSVKGLPAGVPTTITHIAERLQIHHHSTVELVDRLEVRGLVKRTRGGEDRRQVLLELTPKGEKLLRAMALLHRDELRSKGPALVGALKKVLASQK; encoded by the coding sequence ATGGCCGTCTCAAAGGAAGAGATCAGTTTGCAGGACATTCAGGCTCTGGCGGAGTTCCGTTACAACATCCGGCGTTTTCTTCGGAAAAGCGAGGAGATACTGCGGGAACATGACTTAAAGCCACAGCAGTATCTGCTGATGCTTTCAGTGAAAGGGCTTCCCGCAGGTGTTCCGACCACCATCACGCACATCGCCGAACGGTTGCAGATTCACCATCACAGCACGGTGGAACTGGTGGATCGGCTGGAGGTGCGTGGGCTGGTAAAGCGGACCCGCGGCGGAGAAGATCGCCGGCAGGTGCTGCTCGAACTGACGCCCAAAGGGGAAAAGCTGCTGCGCGCCATGGCCTTGCTGCACCGGGACGAATTGCGCAGTAAGGGGCCCGCGCTGGTGGGTGCGCTGAAAAAGGTACTGGCCTCCCAGAAATAG
- the purB gene encoding adenylosuccinate lyase — protein sequence MIARYTRPEMGRIWSDESRFRKWLEVELAATATLSEAGLVPKHAAAMIRRRADFELDRIHQIEAEVKHDVIAFTTAVAEKIGPESRWLHYGLTSNDVVDTAQALLVKDASAIIRKDLEELEAVLRRRALEFRHTPQIGRTHGVHAEPITFGLKLANFYDEVTRDIARFERASEEMRVGKFSGAVGNGAHLDPDLEVKICRRLGLEVAPITSQVIQRDRHANYVAVLAVIACTLDRIATEVRHLQRTEVREAEEFFSEKQKGSSAMPHKRNPITCEQISGLARVIRANAQAAFENVALWHERDISHSSVERIILPDSTILLDYLLVKTTDLIDRLLVYPERMQANLDSTGGLVFSGQLLLDLVENGVLREDAYRIVQRNAMRAWKEGLNFRELVLSDPEIAGRVSAADLEYAFDQSRQLKNVDKIFVRVFGKEVLRKPVRTRSGKPSKKRGR from the coding sequence GTGATTGCCCGCTATACCCGTCCCGAGATGGGCCGCATTTGGAGTGATGAATCCAGGTTCCGGAAATGGCTTGAGGTCGAACTTGCTGCAACGGCAACTCTGTCGGAAGCCGGACTCGTGCCAAAACATGCCGCCGCCATGATCCGGCGCCGTGCCGATTTCGAGTTGGACCGCATCCACCAGATCGAAGCAGAAGTGAAGCACGATGTGATCGCTTTCACCACAGCCGTTGCCGAAAAAATCGGCCCCGAATCGCGCTGGTTGCACTACGGACTCACCTCGAACGACGTCGTCGACACGGCCCAAGCCCTGCTCGTAAAGGATGCATCGGCCATCATCCGCAAGGACCTCGAGGAATTGGAAGCAGTGTTGCGCCGTCGCGCATTGGAGTTTCGGCACACCCCCCAGATCGGCCGCACGCACGGTGTGCACGCCGAGCCGATTACCTTCGGGTTGAAACTCGCCAATTTCTACGATGAGGTCACGCGCGACATCGCCCGGTTCGAGCGTGCATCGGAAGAAATGCGCGTCGGCAAGTTCTCGGGGGCCGTGGGCAACGGTGCGCACCTGGATCCTGACCTCGAAGTAAAGATTTGCCGCCGGCTTGGCTTGGAGGTCGCTCCCATCACCTCGCAGGTGATCCAACGCGACCGCCACGCGAACTACGTCGCGGTGCTCGCCGTGATCGCCTGCACGCTTGACCGGATCGCCACTGAAGTTCGTCACTTGCAGCGCACCGAGGTACGCGAAGCCGAAGAGTTTTTCAGCGAAAAACAAAAGGGTTCGTCCGCCATGCCGCACAAGCGGAACCCAATCACTTGCGAGCAGATCAGCGGACTGGCTCGGGTAATCCGTGCCAATGCACAAGCAGCCTTTGAGAACGTTGCGCTGTGGCACGAACGCGACATTTCGCACTCATCGGTCGAACGCATCATTCTCCCCGACTCGACCATCCTGCTTGATTACCTGCTGGTGAAAACCACCGACCTGATCGACCGCCTGTTGGTATACCCGGAGCGCATGCAAGCCAACCTCGACAGCACTGGCGGACTGGTATTCAGCGGCCAGTTGCTGCTGGATCTGGTCGAGAACGGGGTCCTACGCGAAGACGCTTACCGCATCGTCCAGCGCAATGCCATGCGGGCATGGAAGGAAGGGCTGAACTTCAGGGAACTCGTGCTTAGCGACCCCGAAATTGCGGGACGTGTGTCCGCAGCGGACCTGGAGTACGCTTTTGATCAGAGCCGCCAGCTCAAGAACGTCGACAAGATTTTCGTCCGTGTCTTCGGCAAAGAGGTTCTCCGGAAACCGGTTCGCACTCGCTCCGGCAAACCCTCGAAAAAGCGGGGTAGATAG
- a CDS encoding beta-ketoacyl-[acyl-carrier-protein] synthase family protein: MKRVVITGMGVVSPNGIGNQAFTEAVLAGNSGVRRISRFDPSELAVQIAGEVPDFNEEAWYDPFERKHVSRSVPMAICATAEALADSGLNPDSMSIDDKRQVGVVLGTGGGAQDFSEAQYISWLTGKERQASLYAIPSGTMGTMSSEISMRFGFRGMSQVVTSGCTSSTDAIGYAYRQIQAGVLPMIVTGGVDTPIALGIVKGFCLMRIMTSSWNHAPERGSRPFTANRDGFVLAEGSWMFVLEELEHARAREAKIYAEVAGHGSTCEAFHRVRLESPEEPARAIQLALGEAGITSSDIQYVNLHGTSTVLNDRIETQAMKIAFGTRAYKIPMSSLKSQIGHPQGACGAAGVAATLIAMECSQLPPTINLDLPDPECDLDYIPESGRRAKVEHAVCNCIAFGSKNSALVLRKVS, encoded by the coding sequence ATGAAGCGCGTCGTCATCACCGGCATGGGGGTTGTTTCCCCCAACGGCATCGGAAACCAGGCCTTTACCGAAGCCGTGCTCGCGGGCAACAGTGGGGTGCGGCGTATTTCCCGGTTCGATCCCAGCGAACTCGCCGTACAGATTGCCGGCGAAGTACCGGATTTCAATGAGGAAGCCTGGTACGACCCCTTTGAGCGCAAGCATGTGTCGCGCTCGGTCCCGATGGCGATCTGTGCCACCGCCGAAGCGCTCGCCGATTCCGGCCTGAATCCCGACTCCATGTCGATCGACGACAAGCGGCAGGTCGGTGTCGTCCTCGGTACAGGCGGCGGTGCGCAGGACTTTTCCGAAGCCCAATACATCAGCTGGCTGACCGGCAAGGAACGGCAGGCGAGCCTCTACGCCATCCCGAGCGGCACGATGGGGACGATGTCGAGCGAAATTAGCATGCGCTTTGGATTCCGCGGCATGTCGCAAGTAGTGACCAGCGGCTGCACGTCTTCTACGGACGCCATCGGATACGCCTATCGCCAGATCCAGGCAGGAGTCTTGCCCATGATCGTGACCGGCGGCGTGGATACACCAATAGCGTTGGGCATCGTGAAGGGCTTTTGCCTTATGCGAATCATGACCAGTTCCTGGAACCACGCGCCAGAACGTGGCTCGCGCCCATTTACGGCGAATCGCGATGGCTTCGTGCTTGCCGAAGGCTCATGGATGTTTGTGCTCGAGGAACTGGAACACGCCCGAGCTCGGGAGGCGAAAATCTACGCGGAGGTCGCCGGTCACGGTTCGACATGCGAGGCTTTCCACCGTGTTCGCCTCGAGAGTCCCGAGGAGCCCGCTCGCGCGATTCAATTGGCTTTAGGGGAAGCAGGAATAACCTCAAGCGATATCCAGTACGTCAACCTGCACGGTACCTCGACGGTTCTGAACGACCGCATCGAAACTCAGGCAATGAAGATTGCCTTCGGCACCCGCGCCTACAAGATCCCCATGTCGTCATTGAAATCCCAGATCGGACATCCTCAGGGTGCGTGCGGAGCCGCTGGAGTGGCCGCTACCCTCATTGCGATGGAGTGCAGCCAACTTCCGCCCACGATCAACCTCGATTTGCCCGATCCGGAATGCGATCTCGACTACATCCCGGAATCGGGCCGGCGAGCGAAGGTCGAACATGCCGTCTGCAACTGCATTGCCTTCGGATCGAAAAACTCCGCATTAGTCCTTCGCAAAGTCAGTTGA
- a CDS encoding ABC transporter ATP-binding protein produces the protein MAAEEEVLGKAYDSRLMKRLLGYLRPYRWQVLTALGAIILKAAADVVGPYLTKTAVDKYLVKVPGSHSVLDPWLSSSPLTGIAQIGAMYVGLLGLSFFLEFLQTYFMQWTGQKVMFDLRSQIFRHLQEMHVGFFDKNPVGRLVTRVTTDVDALNEMFTAGVVSIFEDIFVLIGILLIMLQMDWKLALLTFAVLPLIMFATRIFRRSVRESYRRIRIAIARINSYLQEHVSGMMVLQLFNREQKAYNKFEDINRAHMLAFKDAIMAYAVYYPIVEILSSVAIAFVIFFGGHQVLREATTLGVLVAFIQYAQRFFRPIQDLSEKYNILQSAMASSERIFKLLDTPAEVTSPEHPQKVEGPGRIEFDHVWFAYRTIPAEDEAKKNGDKPVPITDGKPGDPDWILRDVSFTVEPGENVAIVGHTGAGKTTIISLLMRFYDVQKGAIRLDGVDIRKMELSDLRRRISVVLQDPFLFTGTIEQNIRLGSDWISDQMLQDAAEEVNIAEFIRSLPNGYKEPVNERGTTLSTGQKQLISFARALAHNPRILILDEATSSVDTETEMRVREALTKLVEGRTSVVIAHRLSTIQRADKIIVMHKGRVREMGSHQQLLAQRGIYYKLYQLQYKDQELPAANATSPQLTISGDD, from the coding sequence ATGGCCGCAGAAGAGGAAGTACTAGGAAAAGCATATGACAGCCGCTTGATGAAGCGGTTGCTCGGATACTTGCGGCCATACCGCTGGCAGGTTCTTACCGCGCTTGGCGCGATTATCCTGAAAGCCGCCGCCGACGTGGTCGGTCCGTATCTCACCAAAACCGCGGTAGATAAGTATCTCGTCAAGGTACCCGGTAGCCATTCTGTTCTTGATCCCTGGCTCAGCTCTTCTCCCCTGACGGGCATTGCCCAGATCGGCGCGATGTATGTCGGACTGCTCGGGCTCAGCTTCTTCCTCGAATTCCTTCAGACCTACTTCATGCAGTGGACCGGTCAGAAGGTGATGTTCGATCTGCGCTCGCAGATCTTCCGCCACCTTCAGGAGATGCACGTAGGCTTCTTCGACAAGAATCCCGTGGGCAGGCTTGTCACCCGCGTGACCACTGACGTGGATGCGCTGAACGAAATGTTCACTGCCGGCGTGGTCTCCATTTTCGAGGACATCTTTGTGCTGATCGGCATCCTGCTGATCATGCTTCAGATGGACTGGAAGCTGGCGCTGCTCACGTTCGCCGTGCTTCCCCTCATCATGTTCGCCACGCGCATTTTCCGGCGTAGCGTTCGTGAAAGCTATCGCCGGATCCGCATTGCCATTGCTCGGATCAACTCGTACCTGCAGGAACACGTCAGCGGCATGATGGTGCTTCAGCTCTTCAACCGCGAGCAGAAGGCTTACAACAAGTTCGAGGACATCAATAGGGCCCACATGCTGGCGTTCAAGGACGCCATCATGGCTTACGCGGTTTACTACCCTATCGTCGAAATTCTTTCGTCAGTCGCAATCGCGTTCGTCATCTTCTTCGGCGGGCATCAGGTTCTCCGCGAAGCCACCACCCTTGGGGTATTGGTCGCGTTCATCCAGTATGCGCAGCGATTCTTCCGGCCTATTCAAGACCTGAGCGAAAAATACAACATCCTGCAATCGGCCATGGCGTCCAGCGAGCGCATTTTCAAGCTCCTCGATACCCCTGCCGAAGTCACTTCTCCGGAACACCCGCAGAAAGTAGAGGGGCCGGGTCGGATCGAGTTCGACCACGTCTGGTTCGCCTATCGGACCATCCCGGCTGAAGACGAAGCAAAAAAGAACGGCGATAAGCCGGTTCCGATTACCGATGGCAAACCTGGCGATCCCGACTGGATTCTGCGCGACGTGTCGTTCACCGTCGAACCGGGAGAGAATGTGGCCATCGTCGGCCATACCGGTGCGGGTAAGACGACCATCATCTCCCTGCTTATGCGCTTCTACGACGTGCAAAAGGGAGCGATCCGTCTGGATGGAGTGGACATCCGAAAAATGGAGTTGAGCGACCTGCGCCGCCGCATCTCAGTCGTTTTACAGGACCCGTTCCTCTTCACCGGGACGATAGAGCAGAACATCCGTCTCGGCTCCGACTGGATCTCCGACCAGATGCTCCAGGATGCCGCGGAAGAGGTCAACATTGCCGAGTTCATTCGCTCCCTGCCGAACGGTTACAAGGAACCGGTGAACGAGCGCGGCACCACGCTTTCGACTGGGCAAAAACAGCTCATTTCGTTTGCCCGGGCATTGGCTCACAATCCCAGGATTCTCATCCTCGACGAAGCGACTTCCAGTGTGGACACCGAAACGGAAATGCGAGTTCGCGAAGCTCTGACGAAACTCGTGGAAGGGCGCACGTCCGTGGTCATTGCGCACCGCCTTTCTACGATCCAGCGCGCCGACAAGATCATCGTGATGCACAAGGGCCGGGTCCGCGAGATGGGCTCGCACCAGCAACTGCTCGCGCAGCGCGGCATTTACTACAAGCTGTATCAGTTGCAGTACAAGGATCAGGAACTCCCGGCGGCCAATGCGACTTCGCCACAGCTAACCATCAGCGGCGACGATTAG
- the larB gene encoding nickel pincer cofactor biosynthesis protein LarB encodes MNADQLKKLFQKVKQGKLSPDEAVQQLQHMPFEDLGFAKVDHHRSVRVGMPEVIFSQGKTASQVANIFERLSARSHNVLATRATIEQFEEVRKKVSKAEYHALARCITLKQDRKKYGKGRVAVISAGTSDIPVAEEAVVTAEIMGNDVDHLYDVGVAGIHRLLASRDVFSKARVVIVCAGMEGALPSVVGGLVGVPVIAVPTSIGYGASFQGLAALLGMLNSCASNVSVVNIDNGFGAGFVASMINRQ; translated from the coding sequence ATGAATGCCGATCAACTTAAGAAGCTGTTCCAGAAAGTAAAACAAGGCAAGCTCTCGCCGGACGAGGCGGTGCAGCAGCTCCAGCACATGCCATTCGAAGACCTCGGCTTTGCCAAGGTAGATCACCACCGTAGCGTCCGGGTGGGCATGCCGGAGGTGATCTTTTCCCAGGGCAAAACAGCCTCACAGGTGGCAAACATTTTCGAGCGCCTTTCCGCCCGCAGCCACAATGTTCTTGCGACGCGCGCCACGATCGAGCAATTCGAGGAGGTGCGTAAGAAGGTTAGCAAGGCCGAGTATCACGCCCTGGCCCGCTGCATCACGTTGAAACAGGATCGCAAAAAGTACGGCAAGGGCAGGGTAGCCGTGATTTCCGCCGGCACCAGCGACATCCCGGTCGCCGAGGAAGCAGTGGTGACTGCGGAAATCATGGGGAACGATGTCGATCATCTTTACGACGTCGGCGTGGCGGGGATCCACCGCCTGCTTGCGAGTCGCGATGTCTTCAGCAAGGCGCGAGTAGTGATTGTGTGTGCGGGCATGGAAGGCGCATTACCAAGCGTGGTGGGCGGTTTGGTCGGGGTGCCAGTAATCGCGGTGCCCACCAGTATTGGTTATGGAGCGTCATTCCAAGGGCTTGCAGCTCTATTGGGAATGTTGAACTCCTGTGCGTCGAACGTGAGCGTGGTAAACATCGATAACGGGTTTGGCGCGGGTTTTGTCGCTTCGATGATCAACCGGCAATGA